In Phyllostomus discolor isolate MPI-MPIP mPhyDis1 chromosome 3, mPhyDis1.pri.v3, whole genome shotgun sequence, a single genomic region encodes these proteins:
- the ARPC5L gene encoding actin-related protein 2/3 complex subunit 5-like protein, which translates to MARNTLSSRFRRVDIDEFDENKFVDEQEEAAAAAGEPGPDPSEVDGLLRQGDMLRAFHAALRNSPVNTKNQAVKERAQGVVLKVLTNFKSSEIEQAVQSLDRNGIDLLMKYIYKGFEKPSENSSAVLLQWHEKALAVGGLGSIIRVLTARKTV; encoded by the exons ATGGCCCGGAACACGCTGTCCTCGCGCTTCCGTCGGGTGGACATCGACGAGTTTGACGAGAACAAATTCGTGGACGagcaggaggaggcggcggcggcggcaggagaGCCAGGCCCGGACCCTAGCGAGGTGGATGGTCTCCTGCGGCA AGGGGACATGCTTCGGGCGTTTCATGCAGCCTTACGGAACTCGCCCGTCAACACCAAGAATCAAGCTGTGAAG GAGCGAGCCCAGGGCGTGGTGCTGAAAGTACTCACAAACTTTAAGAGCAGCGAAATTGAGCAGGCCGTGCAGTCACTGGACAGAAATGGCATTGACTTGCTAATGAAGTACATTTATAAAGGGTTTGAGAAGCCCTCAGAAAATAGCAGCGCAGTGCTACTCCAGTGGCATGAAAAG GCATTAGCAGTAGGAGGACTAGGCTCCATTATAAGAGTTCTTACAGCAAGAaagactgtttaa
- the GOLGA1 gene encoding golgin subfamily A member 1, with protein sequence MFAKLKKKIAEETAVSQKPGGTTRIPRSVSKESVASMGADSGDDFASDGSSSREDLSSQLLRRNEQIRKLEARLSDYAEQVRNLQKIKEKLEIALEKHQDSSMRKFQEQNETFQANRAKMAEELALALARKDQEWSEKMDQLEKEKRFLTAQLQEVKNQSLNLFQKRDEMDELEGFQQQELSKVKHMLLKKEESLGKMEQELEAQTRELSRTQKELMTSNQMSSDLRQKLEELQRHCSALEEQRDLVTASKTGMENKVTALEQKEQELQAFIQQLSIDLQKVTAETQEKEKLVTHFQEKVASLEKRLEQNLSGEEQAQELLKEKTIAEQNLEETRRQLSVARSSQAEAVDILETRVKELEQSLQASEEKLMQSRAIAATQEAQIQELATANQESSRAQQQCREHVHALEAQLAALETARAADQLAAERQVRELEQENAVLKENKNECEHSLHHHQLELKKLKEEWSQREAVSVTVAQALEEARKQREEFQQQAANLTSIVDEKEQSLQEKAAEILQKEQEIFQLKKGHEAALLQAHQLQSELEALRSLRAEESEAAAGRQDRLRLPGQEPGLALLVSEPHPHVTLRAMQDPAYQLSPAEGIPNGEVGGMDLGQLQKEKQDLEQQLLEKNKTIKQMQQRMLELKKTLQKELKIKPDSELFEVREKPGPEMPNLTPSVTNHTDLPDAREVNFEYLKHVVLKFMSCRESEAFHLIKAVSVLLNFSHEEENMLKETLEYKMSWFGSKPAPKGSIRPSISSPRTPWS encoded by the exons GCTTCCGACGGAAGCAGCTCCAGAGAAGATCTGTCGTCTCAGCTTTTGAGAAGAAATGAACAGATACGGAAACTAGAAGCCAGGCTCTCTG ACTATGCTGAGCAGGTCCGAAACTTGCAGAAGATAAAAGAGAAGCTTGAAATTGCGTTAGAAAAACACCAGGATT CTTCCATGCGGAAATTTCAAGAGCAGAATGAGACATTCCAAGCCAACAGAGCCAAAATGGCAGAAGAACTGGCTTTGGCATTAGCCAGAAAGGACCAG gaATGGTCAGAAAAAATGGATCAGCTTGAAAAG GAGAAAAGGTTTCTGACAGCTCAGTTACAGGAAGTGAAGAACCAGAGTTTGAATCTTTTCCAAAAGAGAGATGAAATGGATGAACTAGAGGGGTTCCAGCAGCAGGAGCTAAGTAAAGTAAAACACATG cttttaaaaaaagaagaaagtctggGGAAAATGGAGCAAGAGTTGGAGGCACAAACCAGAGAACTTAGTCGCACCCAGAAGGAGTTGATGACTTCCAATCAGATGTCATCAGACTTAAGGCAGAAGCTAGAAGAATTGCAGAGACACTGCTCAGCGCTGGAAGAGCAGAG AGATCTTGTGACAGCTTCAAAAACAGGCATGGAAAATAAGGTCACAGCCCTGGAGCAAAAGGAACAAGAGCTCCAAGCTTTCATTCAGCAGCTTTCCATTGATTTGCAAAAG GTCACTGCTGAaactcaagagaaagaaaagctcgTCACCCATTTCCAGGAGAAAGTTGCGTCCTTAGAGAAGAGACTGGAGCAGAACTTGTCAGGAGAAGAACAGGCGCAGGAACTCCTGAAAGAG AAAACAATTGCCGAGCAGAATTTGGAGGAGACCAGACGGCAGCTCTCGGTAGCCAGAAGCAGCCAGGCCGAGGCCGTCGACATCCTGGAGACGCGG GTGAAGGAACTGGAGCAGAGCCTGCAAGCCTCTGAGGAGAAGCTGATGCAGAGCAGGGCCATTGCCGCCACACAGGAAGCTCAGATTCAGGAGCTT GCCACTGCAAACCAGGAGAGCAGCCGTGCACAGCAGCAGTGCAGGGAGCACGTCCACGCGCTGGAGGCCCAGCTCGCTGCCCTCGAGACAGCTCGGGCGGCCGACCAGCTGGCTGCAGAGCGTCAGGTG AGGGAGCTGGAACAAGAAAATGCAGtccttaaagaaaataagaatgaatgTGAACATTCTTTACACCACCACCAACTTGAATTAAAGAAGCTAAAG GAAGAGTGGagccaaagagaagctgtgagCGTGACAGTGGCTCAAGCGCTGGAGGAGGCGCGGAAGCAGAGGGAAGAGTTCCAGCAACAG GCTGCTAATCTGACATCCATAGTAGATGAGAAGGAGCAGAGTCTACAGGAAAAAGCTGCAGAGATTCTCCAGAAAGAGCAGGAGATTTTCCAGCTGAAGAAAG GTCACGAGGCGGCCCTGCTGCAAGCGCACCAGCTGCAGAGCGAGCTGGAGGCCCTGCGGAGCCTGAGGGCAGAGGAGTCTGAGGCAGCTGCTGGGCGACAGGACCGGCTGAGGCTGCCGGGCCAGGAGCCGGGGTTGGCGCTGTTAGTCAGCGAGCCTCACCCTCAC GTAACCTTGAGGGCCATGCAGGACCCTGCGTACCAGCTTTCACCTGCAGAGGGGATACCAAACGGTGAGGTGGGGGGCATGGATCTAGGGCAGCTACAGAAGGAGAAACAGGACTTGGAGCAGCAACTTCTGGAGAAAAATAAG ACCATAAAGCAGATGCAGCAGAGGATGCTAGAACTCAAAAAGACGCTGCAGAAGGAACTG AAAATCAAACCTGATAGTGAGCTTTTTGAAGTCCGGGAGAAGCCTGGCCCTGAGATGCCAAACCTGACCCCTTCTGTCACAAATCACACCGACCTGCCTGATGCCCGAGAGGTCAACTTCGAGTACCTTAAACATGTGGTTTTAAAATTCATGTCCTGTCGGGAGTCTGAG GCTTTTCATCTTATAAAAGCTGTGTCGGTGTTGCTGAACTTTTCACACGAGGAAGAGAACATGCTCAAAGAAACCCTGGAGTACAAG ATGTCCTGGTTCGGGTCCAAGCCAGCTCCCAAGGGCAGCATCCGGCCATCCATCTCCAGCCCGCGGACACCGTGGTCCTAG